One window of the Klebsiella oxytoca genome contains the following:
- a CDS encoding ABC transporter permease, with amino-acid sequence MSHYLLRRSAQGLLVLWAAFTLSFVLLQVLPGDAVLIKFQNPDLGLSPGQVAEMRLAYGADSPLWQQYFHTLFAMLRGDFGYSLQAGVAVSSLLASNLPETLSLAVPAFALAIALAFALAFASRLPGLRWLSNALQSLPVLFISLPTFWLGIALIQLFSFQLRWIPVINPGPFEGLILPVVAVAIPISAPLAQILMRSLDRVAAQPFVAVARAKGMSETGVLWRHVTGNALLPALNIAGLLLGELIAGALITETVFGRGGLGQLTQQAVNNQDIAVLQAVVMISALGFVLINLLVDLLMPLLDPRLKTAAGGAI; translated from the coding sequence ATGAGCCACTATCTTCTGCGGCGTTCCGCACAGGGTTTACTGGTACTGTGGGCGGCGTTCACTCTCTCTTTCGTGCTGCTGCAGGTGCTTCCCGGCGATGCGGTGCTGATCAAGTTTCAGAACCCGGATCTGGGGCTCAGCCCCGGACAAGTCGCCGAAATGCGCCTCGCATACGGTGCCGACAGCCCGCTGTGGCAGCAGTATTTCCATACCCTGTTCGCCATGCTGCGGGGAGATTTTGGCTATTCGCTTCAGGCCGGAGTGGCGGTCAGTTCACTTCTCGCCAGCAATCTGCCGGAGACGTTGAGCCTTGCTGTACCCGCTTTTGCGCTGGCGATAGCGCTGGCCTTCGCCCTCGCCTTTGCTTCACGACTGCCGGGCCTGCGCTGGCTGAGCAACGCCCTGCAATCGCTGCCGGTGCTGTTTATCTCGCTGCCAACGTTCTGGCTCGGGATCGCTTTGATTCAGCTCTTCTCCTTTCAGCTTCGCTGGATCCCGGTGATCAACCCCGGGCCGTTTGAGGGGCTGATTTTGCCGGTTGTCGCCGTCGCGATACCGATTTCCGCTCCGCTGGCGCAGATCCTGATGCGCAGTCTGGATAGGGTCGCCGCCCAGCCGTTTGTCGCCGTTGCCCGCGCCAAAGGAATGAGCGAGACCGGCGTCCTGTGGCGACACGTTACCGGCAACGCCCTGCTACCGGCGCTTAACATTGCCGGTCTGCTGCTGGGGGAGCTGATCGCCGGGGCGCTGATTACCGAAACCGTATTTGGTCGCGGCGGGCTTGGGCAACTGACGCAACAGGCCGTAAATAATCAGGATATCGCAGTACTGCAGGCGGTGGTGATGATCTCCGCTCTCGGCTTTGTGTTGATCAACCTGCTGGTCGATCTGCTGATGCCGCTACTCGACCCTCGCCTGAAAACCGCCGCCGGAGGTGCCATATGA
- a CDS encoding TIGR04028 family ABC transporter substrate-binding protein: MQSHFRLPALAALFLTGAFSAWAADTPVKGGTLIYLEQQPHTNLYPPAGGFYPNGGILNQITDKLTWQNPNTLQVEPWIAESWSVNADKTEYTFKIRPGVTFSDGTPLDANAVAKNFDTYGLGDKAHRLPVSEVINNYDRSEVIDPLTVKFYFKKPSPGFLQGTATIGSGLVSLSTLARNFEELGDARHIIGSGPFTVKDEKPGRELALVARKDYQWGPKSLTQQGPANLDGITYIVTPEDGVRIGALLAGQADFIRQVQAYDEKQATDAGFKIYAAPTRGVNDSLSFRPDNPLVADLRVRQALLHATDAKQIVETLFSANYPQATSVVASSAAGYVNLRDRLAFDPAKAKQLLDDAGWKPAVDGIREKDGQRLALTVYESLPQPQNKEVLQLVAQQWRQVGVSLAVKAGDAGSRTLDNLDPLKTPLTVSEVGRADPDVVKSMFFPNNRDALLQKGGSSDKVQSFRDDKLNALLTAISAEVEPQKRLQLTGDAQRYLLDNAYVIPIFEEPQVFAGAPWVKGVSFEAVGRPSFYGAWLEKR; encoded by the coding sequence ATGCAAAGCCATTTTCGCCTGCCCGCGCTGGCGGCACTCTTTTTAACCGGCGCGTTTTCCGCGTGGGCCGCCGACACGCCGGTTAAAGGCGGCACGTTAATTTATCTGGAGCAGCAGCCGCATACTAATCTTTATCCGCCAGCCGGCGGGTTCTATCCCAACGGCGGTATTCTTAACCAAATAACCGACAAGCTCACCTGGCAAAATCCGAACACCTTACAGGTCGAACCCTGGATTGCCGAAAGCTGGAGCGTTAACGCGGATAAAACCGAATATACCTTTAAGATTCGCCCCGGCGTGACCTTCTCTGATGGAACCCCGCTTGATGCCAATGCGGTAGCAAAAAACTTCGATACCTACGGTCTCGGCGATAAAGCACACCGCCTGCCGGTTTCCGAGGTGATAAATAACTACGACCGTAGCGAAGTCATCGATCCGCTGACGGTAAAATTTTACTTTAAAAAGCCCTCTCCTGGATTTTTACAGGGCACCGCCACCATTGGCTCCGGACTGGTCTCCCTCAGCACTCTGGCGCGTAATTTTGAAGAGCTGGGAGACGCCCGCCATATTATTGGCTCCGGTCCTTTTACGGTGAAAGATGAAAAGCCGGGGCGCGAGCTCGCTCTGGTGGCGCGGAAAGATTATCAGTGGGGGCCGAAAAGCCTGACCCAGCAGGGGCCAGCCAACCTCGACGGTATCACCTATATCGTGACGCCGGAAGATGGCGTGCGCATTGGCGCGCTGCTGGCGGGCCAGGCCGATTTTATCCGCCAGGTGCAGGCCTACGATGAAAAACAGGCGACCGATGCCGGCTTTAAAATCTATGCGGCCCCGACGCGCGGCGTCAACGATAGCCTCAGCTTCCGCCCGGATAACCCGCTTGTTGCCGACCTGCGCGTCCGTCAGGCGCTGCTGCACGCCACCGACGCGAAACAGATTGTCGAAACCCTGTTCTCCGCTAACTACCCGCAGGCGACTTCCGTTGTCGCCAGTAGCGCGGCTGGCTACGTTAATCTCCGCGACAGGCTGGCTTTCGATCCGGCCAAAGCAAAGCAGCTTCTTGATGACGCGGGATGGAAACCGGCCGTCGACGGCATCCGGGAAAAAGACGGACAGCGTCTGGCGTTAACCGTCTATGAATCCCTGCCCCAGCCGCAAAATAAAGAGGTCCTGCAGCTTGTTGCCCAACAGTGGCGTCAGGTCGGCGTTTCGCTGGCGGTGAAAGCCGGTGATGCCGGTAGCCGCACGCTGGATAACCTCGACCCGCTGAAAACGCCCCTTACCGTCTCAGAAGTAGGCCGCGCCGACCCTGACGTGGTTAAAAGTATGTTCTTCCCCAATAACCGCGACGCGCTGCTGCAAAAAGGCGGCTCCAGCGACAAAGTACAAAGCTTCCGCGACGATAAGCTCAACGCGCTGCTGACCGCGATTTCAGCCGAAGTCGAGCCGCAAAAAAGACTTCAGCTCACCGGTGACGCCCAGCGCTATCTGCTGGACAACGCCTACGTGATCCCGATTTTTGAAGAGCCGCAGGTCTTTGCCGGCGCTCCGTGGGTAAAAGGCGTCAGCTTTGAAGCAGTAGGCCGCCCGTCGTTCTACGGCGCATGGCTGGAAAAGCGCTAA
- a CDS encoding dipeptide ABC transporter ATP-binding protein produces MNVLTVENLRISYRSRREWREVVHNVSFQVQRGEMLAFVGESGSGKTTTAQAIIGLLADNARRDSGRICINNEDISGWSAKRLDGLRGARISLVPQDPGNSLNPVKTIGAQVGEILRLHQKSSAAERKKQVLALLAKVGLSHPEQRFSQYPHQLSGGMKQRVLIAIAIALKPDLIIADEPTSALDVTVQKRILDLLDTLRRESGTAVLFVTHDLALAAERADRLLVFRHGEIQEQGATADVVRTPQHAYTRQLLSDLHGAALTISPSVGRLLATPAIRVESISKRFSMGDSYLQALDAVSFEVKRGSTHALVGESGSGKTTLARILLGFERADSGQIAIDGIDSGHLSCEALRQLRRKIQFVYQNPFASLDPRQTLYEIIEEPLKNFDRLNAEVRRQRVETIVARVALDPELLSRTARELSGGQRQRVAIARALILEPTILVLDEATSALDVTVQAQILALLQQLQQQLGLSYLFITHDLATVRRIAHSVTVLRAGKVVEHGDVKQLFSAPQHEYTRELIAAIPQFSPLNKEVA; encoded by the coding sequence ATGAACGTTTTGACTGTAGAAAACCTGCGCATCAGCTATCGTTCACGCCGCGAGTGGCGGGAAGTGGTGCATAACGTCAGTTTTCAGGTACAACGCGGCGAAATGCTGGCGTTCGTCGGTGAGTCCGGTTCGGGAAAAACCACCACCGCTCAGGCTATCATTGGCCTGCTGGCGGATAATGCGCGCCGCGACAGCGGGCGCATCTGTATTAACAATGAAGATATTAGCGGCTGGTCAGCGAAACGCCTCGACGGCCTGCGCGGCGCGCGGATTAGCCTGGTGCCCCAGGATCCGGGAAATTCGCTTAACCCGGTAAAAACCATCGGCGCGCAGGTGGGTGAAATCCTGCGCCTGCATCAGAAAAGCAGCGCCGCAGAGCGTAAAAAGCAGGTGCTGGCCCTGTTGGCGAAAGTCGGGCTGAGCCATCCGGAACAGCGCTTTAGTCAGTATCCGCACCAGCTTTCGGGCGGTATGAAGCAGCGGGTGCTGATTGCCATAGCCATTGCTCTGAAGCCCGATCTCATCATCGCCGATGAGCCAACCAGCGCGCTCGACGTTACGGTACAGAAACGAATCCTCGATCTGCTGGATACATTACGCCGGGAGTCGGGTACGGCGGTGCTGTTTGTCACCCACGATCTGGCGCTGGCCGCCGAGCGCGCAGACCGCCTGCTGGTCTTTCGCCACGGCGAAATTCAGGAGCAAGGCGCAACCGCCGATGTCGTTCGCACGCCGCAGCATGCCTATACCCGCCAGCTGCTCAGCGATCTGCATGGAGCGGCCCTGACCATCTCCCCCTCCGTTGGACGGCTGCTGGCAACGCCGGCGATTCGTGTCGAAAGTATCAGTAAGCGTTTCTCTATGGGCGACTCATATTTACAGGCGCTGGATGCCGTGAGCTTCGAAGTGAAACGCGGCAGCACGCATGCGCTGGTTGGCGAGTCGGGTTCAGGTAAAACCACTCTTGCGCGGATCCTGCTGGGTTTCGAACGGGCCGATAGCGGCCAAATTGCTATCGATGGCATTGATTCAGGACATCTCAGCTGCGAGGCGCTACGCCAGCTGCGGCGTAAAATACAGTTCGTCTACCAGAACCCCTTTGCATCACTGGATCCACGGCAAACGCTGTATGAAATTATTGAAGAGCCGTTAAAAAACTTCGACCGTCTGAACGCTGAAGTCAGGCGCCAGCGCGTTGAAACGATCGTCGCGCGCGTGGCGCTGGACCCGGAGCTGCTGTCTCGCACCGCACGTGAGCTCTCCGGCGGCCAGCGCCAGCGGGTCGCCATCGCCCGCGCGTTAATCCTTGAGCCGACGATCCTCGTGCTGGATGAAGCCACGTCGGCGCTGGACGTCACCGTACAGGCGCAAATTCTCGCCCTGCTACAACAGCTCCAGCAGCAGCTGGGGCTGAGCTATCTGTTTATCACTCACGATTTAGCAACGGTGCGCCGCATCGCACATAGCGTCACGGTGCTGCGGGCGGGCAAGGTCGTCGAGCATGGCGACGTCAAGCAACTGTTCAGCGCCCCGCAGCATGAGTATACCCGCGAGCTTATTGCCGCTATCCCTCAATTTTCCCCCCTGAACAAGGAGGTCGCATGA
- a CDS encoding putative FMN-dependent luciferase-like monooxygenase translates to MTRKRLGFFTRLLDHAAPKERYRLATEQIRHAERLGFDSAWIAQHHFHEHEGGLPSPLVFLAHAAAHTERIRLGTAIITLPMENPLRVAEDAAVLDLLADGRLEVGFGSGGTATSFLPFGLTIDQRGAVFAEHLHLIQSAWRGDTLSHPENHLYPQAPQLAERIWIATFSVEGAVRAAKAGHGLMLSRTQPRPAGRPTLPLDAIQNPIIDAYLEALPTNIEPRILASRTAFVADSQEYALRVAEPGLRKQAAQHRAAGHQIFGDTVTDLLPQLDAHVGDPAQVAASLARDSVLQRVTDISFQVHSVEPSHRDTLRSLELIAQHIAPQIR, encoded by the coding sequence ATGACGCGTAAACGACTGGGCTTTTTCACCCGCCTGCTGGACCACGCTGCGCCAAAAGAGCGCTATCGGCTGGCCACCGAGCAAATTCGCCATGCCGAGCGCCTGGGATTCGACAGCGCGTGGATTGCCCAGCACCATTTTCATGAGCATGAAGGCGGGCTGCCGTCGCCGCTGGTGTTTCTCGCCCACGCGGCAGCGCACACCGAGCGCATTCGTCTGGGAACCGCCATTATCACCCTGCCAATGGAAAATCCGCTGCGGGTGGCGGAGGACGCGGCGGTGCTGGATCTGCTCGCCGACGGGCGGCTGGAGGTGGGCTTCGGCTCCGGCGGTACCGCCACCTCATTTTTGCCCTTCGGACTCACTATCGACCAGCGCGGGGCGGTGTTTGCCGAACACCTGCATCTGATTCAAAGCGCCTGGCGCGGAGACACTCTCTCGCACCCGGAAAATCATCTTTACCCTCAGGCGCCGCAGCTGGCGGAACGTATCTGGATTGCCACATTTTCCGTAGAAGGCGCGGTCCGCGCCGCGAAGGCCGGACACGGGCTGATGCTCTCGCGTACGCAGCCGCGCCCGGCCGGCCGACCGACGCTACCGCTGGACGCCATTCAGAATCCGATTATCGATGCCTATCTTGAGGCATTGCCAACGAACATCGAGCCCCGGATCCTTGCCTCACGAACCGCCTTTGTCGCCGATAGCCAGGAGTACGCGCTACGGGTCGCTGAACCCGGCCTGCGCAAGCAGGCCGCCCAGCATCGCGCCGCAGGACATCAAATATTTGGTGACACTGTCACGGATTTACTGCCGCAGCTGGATGCTCACGTTGGCGATCCGGCGCAGGTTGCCGCTTCGCTGGCGCGCGATAGCGTGCTGCAGCGGGTGACAGATATTTCGTTTCAGGTGCACTCCGTTGAACCGTCGCACCGCGACACGCTTCGTTCCCTTGAGCTGATCGCTCAGCATATTGCCCCGCAAATAAGATAA
- a CDS encoding alkylhydroperoxidase domain protein — protein MTLSQDILAELAEIAPGSALAAARAVREAATLHAQGSYETLFSQVDNDFPLDERFAVAAKVAKLHESDALAAHYAGFGIADPTTPRLVPALAFARLLTFTPVEATPSALEALIRAGWSLRGIVTLAQLIAFISFQSRLVNGLRLLNGKSAHVAETPVVAGFWHTSGQTISGKKAPVHFTRDELHWEPWLAAKPLAEFTSDEQALLAKFGHSDSPYFRLLARNQPLLEQRTLTDKGIFYTPGGLPRAERELAATVASKVNGCIYCASVHARKAAQLAKDETAVETLLAVTPGDKLSDGQTPRWQAQIDFAAAVSVIPSALAASHLAAVERQGLDILEQLDLLQSAAFFAWANRLMLTLGEPWQE, from the coding sequence ATGACGCTAAGTCAGGATATATTGGCCGAACTGGCAGAGATTGCCCCCGGTTCCGCTTTAGCGGCGGCGCGCGCCGTACGCGAGGCCGCTACCCTTCATGCTCAGGGAAGTTATGAAACATTGTTCAGCCAGGTGGATAACGACTTTCCACTCGACGAGCGTTTTGCCGTTGCCGCTAAAGTGGCTAAGCTGCATGAAAGCGATGCGCTGGCCGCCCACTATGCCGGTTTTGGTATTGCCGACCCCACCACGCCGCGCCTGGTTCCGGCGCTGGCCTTCGCACGGTTGTTAACCTTTACGCCGGTAGAGGCTACGCCGTCGGCGCTGGAGGCGTTAATTCGCGCCGGATGGAGCCTGCGCGGAATCGTGACGCTCGCCCAGCTTATCGCTTTTATCAGCTTCCAGAGCCGCCTGGTTAACGGGCTGCGCCTGCTTAACGGCAAAAGCGCTCACGTTGCGGAAACTCCGGTGGTAGCGGGATTCTGGCACACCTCAGGGCAAACGATTAGCGGTAAGAAAGCTCCGGTACATTTCACCCGCGATGAGCTGCACTGGGAACCCTGGCTGGCGGCCAAACCTCTGGCGGAGTTTACGTCCGATGAGCAGGCGCTGCTGGCGAAATTTGGCCATAGCGATTCCCCCTATTTCCGCCTGCTGGCGCGCAACCAGCCGCTGCTTGAGCAGCGCACGTTAACCGATAAAGGGATTTTTTATACTCCCGGCGGCCTGCCGCGCGCCGAACGCGAGCTGGCGGCGACGGTAGCGAGCAAAGTTAACGGCTGTATTTATTGCGCTTCGGTGCATGCGCGCAAGGCCGCGCAGCTGGCTAAGGATGAAACGGCGGTGGAAACGCTGCTGGCGGTGACGCCGGGCGATAAGCTGAGCGACGGACAGACGCCGCGCTGGCAGGCGCAAATCGATTTTGCCGCCGCGGTTTCCGTGATCCCTTCTGCGCTGGCCGCCAGCCATCTTGCCGCCGTCGAACGGCAGGGACTGGATATCCTCGAGCAGCTGGATTTACTGCAATCTGCGGCCTTCTTTGCCTGGGCCAACCGGTTAATGCTGACCCTTGGCGAACCCTGGCAAGAGTAG
- a CDS encoding CcdB family protein — MSLQFDVYRNPSERTNQLQPYIMVIQHDYYSDLSTRLILPLGYSIRLAGYYHSASPRINIDFQSLFLNTPGITSVEKSKLKKKHFVCNLKSSRGDVISAIDALITNT; from the coding sequence ATGAGCTTACAATTTGATGTTTATCGCAATCCATCGGAGAGAACCAATCAGCTACAGCCATATATTATGGTCATTCAACATGATTATTACAGTGATTTGTCTACCAGACTTATTCTTCCATTAGGCTATAGTATTCGGCTGGCAGGATACTACCACTCCGCGTCTCCACGGATAAATATTGATTTTCAATCTTTATTCCTGAATACACCGGGGATCACCAGTGTAGAAAAGAGCAAATTAAAAAAGAAGCATTTCGTCTGTAATTTAAAAAGTAGCCGCGGAGATGTTATTTCAGCCATTGATGCTCTTATTACCAATACCTGA
- a CDS encoding ABC transporter permease, whose amino-acid sequence MSLVDYATAARRRTPNWRTLRVQPGLLLAWAVMIVAVLMAAVPQLFTAYNPLEGFPGAQRLPPQAGHWLGTDQLGRDLWSRIVYGAVHSLSAALAAVAIGLIVGTALGTLAGALAGRVESLVMRLVDVLLAIPSLLLSLTVIILLGFGTLNAAVAVGVAAIASFARLARSEVVRVRHSDFVEAAYGSGGTFFAVFWRHILPNSLTAVLAFATLQFGQAILALSTLSFLGYGTPPPVPEWGLLIAEGRNYLSTAWWLTTLPGIAVIVVVLAANRISRQFSGERP is encoded by the coding sequence ATGAGCCTTGTAGATTATGCAACAGCCGCTCGCCGCCGGACGCCAAATTGGCGCACGCTGCGCGTTCAGCCAGGCCTGCTGCTGGCCTGGGCGGTAATGATCGTTGCCGTGCTGATGGCCGCAGTCCCGCAGCTGTTTACCGCTTATAACCCGCTGGAAGGCTTTCCCGGCGCCCAGCGTCTGCCCCCGCAGGCAGGACACTGGCTGGGAACCGATCAGCTGGGCCGCGATCTGTGGAGCCGCATTGTCTACGGCGCGGTGCATTCGCTCTCCGCCGCGCTGGCTGCGGTGGCGATTGGCCTGATCGTCGGTACCGCGCTGGGCACGCTGGCCGGGGCGCTGGCGGGACGCGTGGAATCGCTTGTCATGCGGTTGGTTGACGTGCTGTTGGCAATTCCTTCTTTATTACTGTCGCTCACGGTCATTATTCTGCTCGGTTTCGGCACCCTCAATGCCGCCGTCGCGGTTGGCGTCGCGGCAATCGCCAGCTTTGCCCGCCTGGCGCGGTCTGAAGTGGTCCGCGTACGCCACAGCGACTTTGTTGAAGCGGCCTACGGCAGCGGCGGAACCTTTTTCGCCGTTTTCTGGCGGCATATTTTGCCCAACTCGCTTACCGCGGTGCTGGCCTTCGCTACTCTCCAGTTCGGCCAGGCTATTCTCGCGCTCTCTACCCTCAGTTTTCTTGGCTACGGCACACCGCCGCCGGTTCCGGAATGGGGATTGCTGATCGCAGAAGGCCGCAACTATCTCTCCACCGCCTGGTGGCTGACCACCCTTCCCGGTATTGCGGTGATCGTAGTCGTCCTCGCCGCCAACCGCATCAGCCGTCAATTTAGCGGAGAACGCCCATGA
- the araJ gene encoding MFS transporter AraJ, with product MKKTIFSLALGTFGLGMAEFGIMGVLPEIAHDVGISIPAAGNMISYYAFGVVIGAPVMALFSSRFSLKSVMLFLVALCVIGNAIFTLSSSYSMLALGRLISGFPHGAFFGVGAIILSKIAPPGKVTAAVAGMIAGMTVANLLGVPAGTWLGHQFSWRYTFLAIALFDIAVLVAIAWWVPTLFDKSTARLRSQFHFLTSPAPWLIFAATMFGNAGVFAWFSYIKPFMINVSGFGESAIIFIMMLVGFGMVLGNLFSGKVSVRFSSLRIAAVTDGVIVVTLLLIFFLGEYKAASLTLAFICCAALFALSAPLQILLLQNAKGGEMLGAAGGQIAFNLGSAIGALFGGMMITAGLGWSSVALPAALLSFLALSSLLIYARYQQHLT from the coding sequence ATGAAAAAGACTATTTTTTCGTTAGCGCTTGGCACTTTTGGTCTTGGGATGGCGGAGTTTGGTATTATGGGCGTATTACCTGAAATCGCTCATGATGTCGGGATATCTATTCCCGCCGCAGGCAATATGATCTCATATTATGCGTTTGGCGTGGTTATCGGCGCGCCGGTGATGGCGCTGTTCTCCAGCCGTTTTTCCTTAAAATCGGTTATGTTGTTTCTGGTAGCGCTGTGCGTTATCGGCAATGCCATCTTCACCCTCTCTTCCAGTTATTCAATGCTGGCGCTGGGGCGCCTGATCTCCGGCTTTCCGCACGGCGCATTCTTTGGCGTAGGGGCTATCATCCTGTCAAAAATAGCGCCGCCGGGCAAAGTGACGGCGGCGGTTGCGGGGATGATCGCCGGAATGACGGTCGCTAATTTGCTGGGCGTTCCCGCCGGGACCTGGCTTGGGCATCAGTTTAGCTGGCGTTATACCTTTCTGGCGATTGCGCTCTTTGATATCGCGGTACTGGTCGCAATCGCCTGGTGGGTACCCACGCTGTTTGATAAATCAACGGCGCGCTTGCGCTCGCAATTTCATTTTTTAACATCGCCCGCGCCGTGGTTAATTTTTGCCGCAACCATGTTCGGCAATGCCGGAGTATTCGCATGGTTTAGCTATATTAAACCGTTTATGATCAACGTCTCCGGTTTCGGTGAAAGCGCCATTATATTTATTATGATGCTGGTGGGCTTCGGGATGGTGCTGGGGAATTTATTCAGCGGTAAAGTTTCCGTTCGTTTTAGCTCGCTGCGTATCGCCGCCGTGACCGATGGCGTTATTGTCGTAACCTTACTGCTGATATTCTTTCTGGGTGAATATAAAGCCGCCTCATTAACGCTGGCGTTTATTTGCTGCGCGGCGCTGTTTGCTCTGTCGGCGCCGCTGCAAATTCTGCTGCTGCAAAATGCAAAAGGCGGTGAGATGCTGGGCGCGGCGGGCGGGCAGATTGCCTTTAATCTCGGCAGCGCCATAGGGGCGCTGTTCGGCGGGATGATGATTACGGCCGGGCTTGGCTGGAGCTCCGTTGCCTTACCGGCCGCGCTGCTTTCGTTTCTGGCCCTCAGTTCGCTGCTGATTTATGCCCGCTATCAGCAGCATCTGACCTGA